The following coding sequences lie in one Chelonia mydas isolate rCheMyd1 chromosome 6, rCheMyd1.pri.v2, whole genome shotgun sequence genomic window:
- the LOC102936087 gene encoding perforin-1, with translation MARPSAFIPLLLLFLLPGVSSNCYTGTAEECDEPMTFVPAHSLVGEGIDVTTLEWTGANLVDTSLWRHPNGTCTLCENRLQGRQHQRLPLAVVDWRVHISCSRDLSSSVEESAAAVGRALALDVNNDWMSELELLEESHGLALGGSKSQLTSYAYQKELQDKYMFVRHEMPCVYYRLSLNQDPPLMPRFFWTLRSLPPGYNSSIYWPFLAKYGTHYVRQADLGGQVRQLTAIQTCRAVLDGLTATEIKARLGSQFLQDLGLSPLSSSAQPSNESSQGWGSCQVPYMEKRIKVTGGNSDSNQLFSTEQNASSFLTWMESLRASPDLVSYSLMPIHALVRPGDPRREALKQAVKEYVAEQGHRKSCPRSCPKGGQADTLDPCKCYCSGNPLTNSMCCSLKRGMARLKVHVLRGTDLWGDTVTDTDAYVKFFFQGQQLQTGQVKEDNDPIWREDLDFGPVTLPELPKLEMEVWDEDVLEDDLLGSCYTYLKVGKNVKLTCNLEHGHFKFSYTLECGPNLGGNNCHEYVPVRGEN, from the exons ATGGCGAGACCAAGTGCCTTCATCCctttgctcctcctcttccttctccctggaGTCTCCTCCAACTGCTACACGGGCACAGCTGAGGAGTGCGATGAGCCCATGACCTTTGTGCCCGCGCACAgcctggtgggggagggcatCGACGTGACCACGCTGGAGTGGACGGGGGCCAATCTGGTGGACACCAGTCTGTGGCGCCACCCAAATGGCACCTGCACCCTGTGCGAGAACCGGCTGCAGGGGAGACAGCACCAGAGGCTGCCGCTGGCCGTGGTGGACTGGAGGGTCCACATCTCGTGCAGCCGGGACCTCAGCAGCTCAGTGGAAGAATCAGCCGCGGCAGTGGGCCGGGCACTGGCGTTGGATGTGAACAATGACTGGATGTCAGAGCTGGAGCTGCTAGAGGAGTCCCATGGCCTGGCCTTGGGGGGGTCCAAATCCCAGCTCACCAGCTACGCTTACCAGAAGGAGCTGCAGGACAAGTACATGTTCGTGCGCCACGAGATGCCCTGTGTGTATTACAG GCTGAGTCTCAATCAAGACCCCCCACTGATGCCCCGGTTCTTCTGGACCCTGAGAAGTCTCCCACCCGGCTACAACTCATCCATATACTGGCCCTTCCTGGCCAAGTATGGTACCCACTATGTGAGGCAGGCAGACCTGGGGGGGCAGGTGCGGCAGCTGACGGCCATCCAGACCTGCCGGGCAGTGCTGGATGGGCTGACAGCCACCGAAATCAAGGCGCGCCTGGGCTCCCAGTTCTTGCAAGACCTGGGCTTGAGCCCGCTCTCCTCCAGCGCCCAGCCCAGCAACgagagcagccagggctgggggagctgccaggTGCCCTACATGGAGAAGCGCATCAAGGTGACAGGTGGCAACAGCGACTCCAACCAGCTCTTTTCCACCGAGCAAAATGCCAGCTCCTTCTTGACCTGGATGGAGAGCCTCAGAGCCAGCCCCGACCTGGTCTCCTACTCTCTGATGCCCATCCATGCCCTGGTGAGACCGGGCGACCCCAGGCGGGAGGCGCTGAAGCAGGCAGTGAAGGAGTACGTGGCTGAGCAGGGGCACAGGAAGAGTTGCCCTCGTAGCTGCCCAAAAGGGGGCCAGGCCGACACCTTGGACCCCTGCAAATGCTACTGCTCCGGCAACCCCCTCACCAACTCCATGTGCTGTTCACTTAAGCGGGGCATGGCCCGGCTGAAGGTCCATGTGCTGCGGGGCACAGACCTGTGGGGAGACACCGTGACCGACACCGACGCCTACGTCAAGTTCTTCTTCCAAGGCCAGCAGCTGCAGACGGGCCAAGTTAAGGAAGATAACGATCCCATCTGGAGAGAAGACCTGGACTTCGGGCCAGTGACGCTGCCAGAGCTGCCCAAACTGGAAATGGAGGTGTGGGACGAGGACGTATTGGAGGACGACCTCCTGGGCAGCTGCTACACCTACCTCAAGGTCGGCAAGAATGTCAAGCTCACCTGCAACCTTGAACACGGCCACTTCAAATTTTCCTACACACTGGAGTGCGGGCCCAACCTGGGGGGCAACAACTGCCATGAATACGTGCCTGTGAGAGGCGAGAActga